The genome window GTATGACCAAAAATATGTAGGAAATTTCATATAAGCATAGGTCGACAAATGGGGGGGCTAAGGGAGCTAGACCCTTTTAAAAGGTGAACCctgaatatgattttttatcgatatattcgaaacggtttgaggtaaagttatgaaatttggaCTGTTAACTcagatttttatgataaattaaaacacttaaacgaaatttaaaaatcttatttagaTGTGTGTTAAACAGGGCCGGCTTAGGCCATTTTAAGCcctatctttttttattgtaatttttcctacattttgactacataaattgaaaaagcatGGTTCTCTAGattaaaaaggtactttttgtCGACTGACTTCGAAATAAGgcttcgttttcgagaaagatcgattttaaatattatgtgCAATGTGTCATGTaacgtgaaaaattaattaagtaaataattatttatttatttattttattttataaaaatgatctCCTTCTAGTAccaaacataaattaattctttttaaaaagttttttttttcacgttaCATGACACTTTGCATAtgctatttaaaatcgatattacTCGAAAACGAGGCCTTATTTCGAAGTCGacaaaaagtacctttttaatCTAGAAAACCATTCTTTTTCAGTTCATGTAGTCAAAATGTATGAAAAGTTAGGGCTTAAAATAGCTTAAGCCGGCCCTGTTTAACACACATctaaacaagatttttaaattttgtttaagttttttaatttactataaaaatctgagttaactttcaaaatttcataactttacTTCAAACTGTTTAGAATATATCgataaaaaaccattttcaaacTTCTCCTTTTAAAAGGGTCTAGCTCTCTTAGGGTCCATTTGCCGACCTATGCTTATATGAGGTTTCCTACATATTTTGGTCATACAATCatcccttgaaatatttacctctaatttccggacaccctgtatacatatatgtgagctttcataaagaaagccatatggggttacttatcaacttatttaatgtaaatgcaaaaaacatgttgtcccataatattgtaacttatccttggacatgtgcggaatgtcacaggcacctactggtgccccattgtaaattagaaatggactaaacttgtactagtcaaaatagatcattcgtggtaaagataaaggtctgtttatcatctcgcctaaaaacatatggaggtgcgaataagatgattaaaggatgtaagcgtgggaagaatgtggaaggtatggtgacaggctttttggaagaaaagcagatgcacccggggtgaccctcacgcatcaaaaagggattcattcgattcccgattctagagaaataaagaagtatcacctaaacttgtgtttttgtttctctacgagttTGGAAGATCTGACATCAGAAGTGGGATAGACTCGCGAAGATACCACAACGtgtaaaacaattatttgtgTGAAAAGTGCGCTTGTTTTGTGGGTGCGTTTCGTGTGCAGAAAAGTACGCTAGCATGGAAGAATTGACCAGTGTTTTGACGGCTGTTCTTCGTGAAATGCAACAACGGCCTCAACAAGCTGTGCCTGTGCTGCAGGCGCCTGCTATGCCAGTGGACATTCCGACCTTCGACCCCTCGAAGAGCGATGTAGGGGCGAACGGGTGGTGTGATGACGTGCAGGCCTTGGCGACCACCTTTAATTGGACTGATTTCGAACAACTTTGCCGAGCTGCAAGCGCTTTGGAGGGCGACGCTAAGGAGTGGTACAATAATTGGCACCCAGCAAGAAAGGATTGGGCTAGTTTTCGAGCAGAAATTTGTCAGCTCTATCCTGTACGACGAAACCTGAGCGAGCGGTTGCGCAGGGCAAGCTTGTACACCAGCGGACAAGCACCGGGTTACTGTGAGTACGCACGAAAGAAGATATCGTTATTGAAAGGGCTGAATTTTAACCTAAGTGTTGGTCAAATAATTGAGCTGGTTATTGGTGACATAACCGACACTCATGTTAAAACAGCAGCCTTTAATAGCAATATTGATTCTATTGCGACGCTACTTAATGTACTTAGTAATTATCAAATCAATAAACAAGGCCATCAGCCTCAaggaaaatccttaaaacGTCCCCGTCCAGATCTGCCTAGGCAGAACGACGAAGGgataatttgttataattgtAATAAGCCTGGGCATATGAGTCGAAACTGTGGGAAATCGTCCAAATTGAGCGATACTACTACTGCGGGTGGTCTAAATCCGATGGAAGTTAAAAAGCCTTGCGATATCTGCAAAAAAATCGGACATTCTCccgaaaagtgtttttttaaaaataaaagagggGGCCACTTGTCGAGATtctcgaaaataaattatttctgcgTAAGCTTAGATAGTGATTTTTGCGTCAAGTTTAAAATACAAGATTTGACTGTAAACTGCCTAATCGACACTGGTGCCGAATGTAGCCTCATCTCTGAGAAAGTCGCTAATAAACTAAATTGCCGTTTTGAACCAAGTTTCGTTATATTAAGGGGTATAGGTGGTAACCTAGTACCAACTTGTCGAAGGGCGGCTTTGTTGCTCGAAAGAGAGGGTACTGCATTCGATATCACCTTTTATGTTGTCGAAAGTTCTGCTATGAAACCAGACGCTATACTAGGCAGGGATTTGCTCAATTATAAGGGGGTTAAAATTTGCACTGACTCGCGCGGTACCAAAATTTACCTAGATGATGAGGAAGATAAGAATGAAtctaaaacaattcaaaatgtAAGCATTTCTCCCGAACAAATTAAGACAGGCGTACAAGGGGGCGAATACGATGAATTGCTAAGGTTATTGACGAAATATAGCGATTTCATAGCTACTGGTAATTCCGTTGGGGCAATAAAAACTGGCGAAATGGAAATAAGATTGAAGAGcgataaaataatacattacaACCCGTATCGAATGTCATTGAGCGAGCGAGAAAAAGTTAAGGGAATTATCAAAGATCTATTGCGAAACAAAATCATTCGCGAAAGTACATCGCCATACGCTAGCCCGGTTATTTTAGTCCACAAAAAGGATGGTAGTCATCGTTTATGCGTGGATTACCGCGCACTCAACGAAATCACCGTCAAAGATCGCTTTCCGTTACCACGCATAGACGACCAAATTGACCAACTGGGAGGACACGGGTACTTCACGACCCTAGACATGGCGGCTGGATTTCACCAGATCCCTGTGGCCAAGAATTCGATCGAAAAGACGGCATTCGTGACGCCGGACGGACATTTTGAGTACTTGCGTGTACCCTTTGGGCTGTCGAACTCTCCTGCGGTGTTTCAGCGGGCAATTTGTAAGGCGCTAGGCAAACTTAAGGACGCCGACGCGTTGGTATATTTGGACGACATAATTATCCCGTCTAGAACCATACGAGAAGGATTTGATAAGCTCGATAGGGTATTAGCTTCTCTTACTAGAGCGGGTTTCACTTTAAACATCGATAAATGTAAGTTTCTCGAGAACCGAATTCTTTATCTTGGCCACGAAATATCTCTAGAGGGTGTAAGACCTgataaaaggaaattggcCGCTTTGTTTAACGCGCCCGatccaaaaaatgttaaacaagTCCGACAGTTCATGGGTTTGGCCGGTTATTTCCGCAAGTATGTCCCCGAGTTCGCCGCACGTACCGCTTGCATTACGAAATTAACGAAAAAAGATGTGAGTTTCGAATGGGGAATTGACCAGAAAATTGCCAAGAGTTATGTTTGCGCGTTTTTAAGTCAGCACCCCcttttggcaattttcgacCCAACATTAAACACCGAGCTCCATACAGACGCGAGTTCTTTAGGGTATGGGGCgattctatttcaaaaacatgaCAACAAACTAAAAGTTGTGTCGTATTTCTCAAAACGAGCTACGAAGGAGGAATGCAAGTACCATTCGTACGAACTCGAAACACTAGCTGTGTATTATGCCATAAAACATTATCGTGTTTACTTATTAGGGATAAACTTTAAACTTGTTACCGACTGCAACTCGCTTAGGTTGACACAGAAGAAGAAAGATTTAGCGCCCAGAGTTGCAAGATGGTGGCTTTATTTACAATCCTTCAATTTCGACATTGAGTATCGAAAAGGCAAATACATTCCCCATGTGGACTATTTCAGTAGGAATATTCCACAATCTCGGGAAGAACTTAGTTGCTCAGCTCCCGTGAACGTCCTCACGACCGACAACTGGctcaaaatcaatcaaaaacgCGACCCCGAGACTCGCGAGATCAAATCAAAACTGCTTGATGGTTATCTGACTCACGAATATTTCTGCCAAAACGACatcttatttagaaaaataaatccggGCCAAAATCCACCAATCTACAGAGCTTTTGTCCCAAAAGGAAGCAGGCTCGGgttactaaaaatattccatgATGAACAGTCTCACGTGGGACCAGATAAGACATTTGCTAAAATAAATCACTACTTCTGGTTTCCACGAATGGCTAggtttgtcaaaaaatactgCGATCGATGCCTAAAGTGTATCGTGAACAAGAAGCATACTGGACCCAAACAGGGACGGCTACATCCTATCAATAAAATCCCCATTCCTTTCCACACCGTACACTGTGACTGTGTTGGTCCATTCCCTACATCACCAGACGGTTACAAGCATGTCCTTCTTGTAATCGATGCCTTCACAAAATACCTGTTTTTGATCCCCTTAAAAACCCTCTCCGGCCCTGAGACATGCGAGAAATTAAAGACTTATCTAACTATATTCGGAAACACTAAACGACTAATATGCGATAGAGGAACCAATTTCACTGATCAACAAGTGAAGCAGTTGCTTTCAGAGTTACAAATTACACAACATCTTATTGCTAAAAGTGCCCCGCGTGGAAATGGCCAAATTGAAAGATACGTCTCGACAATTCTAGATTTGCTCAGGGCGGATCTAAATGGCAACAAGTCAGAATGGACGAGCGTTCTTTCAAAGTTACAGTTAACTCTCAACACGACCATTCAAAAAACAACGGGTTTTTCCCCACTTTATCTACTCACAGGACAAACCTTAGATATCCCAGAGATTCAGAATTTGACAGAAACCATCAAGCCCGTGATAAGTACCAACCGAAATTTAGACAAAGACCGCAAAACAGCCCATGAACGCTCGTTGCGCTACGGATCAGAATCAAAAGAAAGATTTGACAAAAAGCGACgcatgacaaaaaaattcgaaGTAGGCGATATAGTTTTTCACCCATCCGGGAACTCACATCTGTCCAAGTTAGACTCAAGATACGAAGgtccatttgaaattttgcagataTTGCCTAACGACCGcgtagaaataaaaaacttagCCACTAACCGCAAACGAATTGTCGCCAAAGACATGATGCGAATATGGCCAGGCGAATTCGAAGAGGAAGTATCAGTAGtatattgataataattttataatttcttctatttaataattatttaataattcttgaTATTACTGTATCTTATAGGTTTGTCccttgtaatatttttgtagttaTGTTATCGCTATCAAGTGTTCTGTTCAACGGATGTCCGTATGAGCTTTATTAGTTGATAAAAACTTAGATTtatcacctaaaaaaaaaaaaaaaaaaaaaaaaaaaaaaaaaaaaaaaaaaaattgttgaaagacgtgctctttgcgttaggtcatgagtacctaaacgttgaaatgacgtgctctttgcaattgaaactaatactttgagaattgttgaaagacgtgctctttgcgttaggtcatgagtacccaaacgttgaaatgacgtgctctttgcaattgaaactaatactttgagaattgttgaaagacgtgctctttgcgttaggtcatgagtacccaaacgttgaaatgacgtgctctttgcaattgaaactaatactttgagaattgttgaaagacgtgctctttgcgttaggtcatgagtacctaaacgttgaaatgacgtgctctttgcaattaaaattaatattttgtaaattgttaaaatggcGTAGTCTTCGCAATATAAAATGATAATGTTTTTACTATAGGTTTTAGTAAGGATAAAATTCGAGAACGAATTTTGTGTCAGGATTGGCcgtgtgagctttcataaagaaagccatatggggttacttatcaacttatttaatgtaaatgcaaaaaacatgttgtcccataatattgtaacttatccttggacatgtgcggaatgtcacaggcacctactggtgccccattgtaaattagaaatggactaaacttgtactagtcaaaatagatcattcgtggtaaagataaaggtctgtttatcatctcgcctaaaaacatatggaggtgcgaataagatgattaaaggatgtaagcgtgggaagaatgtggaaggtatggtgacaggctttttggaagaaaagcagatgcacccggggtgaccctcacgcatcaaaaagggattcattcgattcccgattctagagaaataaagaagtatcacctaaacttgtgtttttgtttctctacgagttTGGAAGATCTGACATATacatatcaaataaattattatcatattttcagacaatttataccaaaaaaccgcaaaattgtcattgattttgatgaaatcaaCTGGAACGACCAAAGTCAATTGCCCAGCAGCCCAATTCATGACAATATCAGGACAAAAATGGAAACTTCAAGTGTGAATGTAAACTCAAATTTGACTAATTTTAAGGATACCGACATGGACAAAGGATGTGACATTTAGTTTTACGTTTTATGTGtatgtaagatttcggtatcgttatggaaagaaaaaaataaaacaaaagcaagttttgaggtacttctTTACTTGTCAAGGATCCGAGTCAGAATGCCCCCCGATACACATGTCTTATCCACCCCCGCGCTCTTTTcaagagcattgataagccacattccaggccttttcccacgattccctgacccgtcatcaatttttctctcgcctatgttaaggaattcataaacaaccctctatcgttttctcacgcttatcttagaagtagtttacggctaacccccatgtcattctcacatggtattacttgatagtcttaacataagcgaggaatgctcacatGTATGTATTAGGACCAGCTCTATAATTAGGTTTCAAATTAGTTTAACTGCACACTGAACTAGAACTAGCACTTGAATCATTTATAAGAGTCAAATTCAtttcatttgttaaaattggtaACACTAACGCTAATCTGATAACGTGTTTCAAATACCAGTTCTGATTCAGCTAAACCGAATTTTTAACCATGACTTTACACCTAAGTCTAAAGGTTAAATTATTAGTGTGctggtaatttttaatgtcaagTTGGTGTTAgaaatcacaatattaaagATGGTTTATGGGAACAGTCTCCCATTTTCGGTAATAAATACTTGATATTGATTACCTTTCGTCTAGGGagattgtttatgtttatgtctGATTCTTTTCTGGCTAcgttgtgtttttattttttgggttCTATGTACCCTTTACTTCTTTGAATATGATATAGTTAGTCTGTAAGAGGTTACGGAACCACCTCAACCAAGCACTTTATTTCTCGTATAATATACTAATAGTTTATATACTATCAACGTGTATCATTCTGGTCACTCACACCCTGCATGGTTCATTTTACCAACAGTTGGAACCAAGAAATTGTCCATTACCTGGGCtcattttcaatgtttctatggaaattatcttgcaGTCAAAGTTGACAATACATTAACAATATATTGTCAACTTTAAGAGAAAAGTAGGGTATATTGTTTCTTCCAGCCAAATTCCGAACTATTGCATGCGCAGTTTGTATAAATCGTTCATACATTCTCGAAATTTCATTGGGCAAATTGGAAAGTGGTATAGAAACACTCGCATAACTAATAATGCAAATATCTTAtgtataagaattttttagatattttattgtgtCGTACAGAAATTGTTATGTCAAAATAGATCTCATATATAATCGatacattttaaacataataatGACTTAAATAAATGGAGGTATATTCCAAAGCACGTTTAATTGACAGGTCCTCcgatttttcaacaataaactTTCAACTTTgcttctttttaattaacattacTAATGTTGTACATTTTGACGGCGCCAGTGTGATCAATTTAATTCTTATGATTAGTGAATTTCGGACCCGCCAGTTTGAAagcaaaatctaattttaatattgagtCCTCCTAAACTTGCCTTTGATAACATTGGCTAGGTATAAAGCTAAAAAGGCGACAATAATTTCAGTTGCTGAAATTGCTAACGTCACTATTGCTATAATTCTTACAGAACCTGTCAAAGTTTCGAATATTTTAGAGTAACATGGGTCCCTATATAGATCTTTTTTTGTAGTAGGATTTTCATAACAACTTGCAGGTGGATTTCCACCGTAAGGTGTACTACTATTTGTTGACCCACAACATTTGAGGTTTGTTTGAATATCGTCAATAACTCTAGCTATCTCGTCTTTGTTGTGAtatttgttgaagaaaaagGTAGTTTGTTCACGTATGGCCTTCTTTAACTCATctgtgtttttaatttgtactAAACCGAATATTCCTAAACCCACTTGTAGGACAAATATGATGAACAAGATACTCGCATATGTTGTGAGCATGCAACTGCTGCTCTTCAATGTACCACAGCATcctgaaaaaagttaaaaattaataaacaattaatttgaGAATCTTGGACTGTCGGAGCATTGAGCAGTTCGATATTCTAAAATAGATAAGCCAATTAAATCGACGTTGTCATTCTtagaacaataaaaataaagttaaaaataaataaagttcgtaaaataaattatccaGGTGAATTAATACGGTAGCGGCAAaggtgaaaataaatttgttaaaattggtCAATTAGGCATTATTATCAAGTCATTGTACAGGATGAAAAtacattgaattttgaaaaatgactaATACCTCTCTTAGGACTAATAATTCAATGATTTagtttatttacaattaatgCTGTAAAGGttatttataatttgagaagttttgtattttactGCAGTGAAAGTAATAGCAGTGTTGAAATAATAGTcaggataaaaaaaaacaataaagtaggagaaataatttaagatAATGTCCGGGTTCTTAAATTGTGAAACGCGCATAGCATGTGTATTGCATTTTGGGCACCAAATGCAAGTCCAGGCCCATATCTCcacatttattttctgatgctattttatttgtcactgaagcataatttttgaaataaagatcGATACATAACACATGAATTTGTTTCGCAACGAGGCCCAACCCTTCATGCGCCATTGACTCTCCTAATAACGATTCTCACTTACGTGTATATATTtacatcatttatttatttaaaaatttatcatataaTTGATTTAAGAAACATCGGCGTTATACTGAGCAGCACCATTTTTAGTATGTTAACCATTTCCATGAGTTTCCAATGCAGGGACAGATAAAGATTCGCTAGACAAATTTATCCAAAGATAGCACATGTTTTTTCATGATTTTGTTGGGTAATCAGTTTTTTCTCCACATTagttaatagaaattttttaaaaatagttaagCTACCGTTTGTCGATCACTAGTTCACACTATCCAAATAGACAACTATGGACTTTCATGTCCCCAtaaaaagttacattttttttacaatatcgTAATTGTCTCAATTTAGTTTAGAAAAGGTAGATACTTATAATGAAACTGCACCAATGTGTCTTGAGGTAAAATAATGTCATCTTACTTACCTAAGAACGCTATGAAGAATATAATTGAACCAACTACGATGGCAATCGTTGGGACATGTTCAATGATTTTGTAATCATCGGGGATTGTGTCTAAGAAATccgaaaaatttattgtgtaGAGTATACCTAGAGTTAGTAATGTTGCTCCCACCAATACGAAGCAAAAGTTAAAGACGAAAACTAGAATTCTTGCAATAGCTTCagtacacattttttaattttcttttgcttcAAATGTAACGCAACATACATGAAAATCAACTCTGGAGAACTTGTGGTCTACTGCGAAATAACAACTTATCAGATAATGCCTAatcacaaaataataaattttatcggTTAACGTTAATTCTACAGGATGATATGTAGAGATAAGAGTAAGTATCTTTCATAAGTAATATTTACTTATGCCAAAACAAATAAGTTGTGAATAATATAGGTGCGTATGTTGGATTTTGGGAGATAATAAGAGGTACAACTTAGaatgaaataactttattgtctaaataaagaaaaattagagaGGACCAAGAATCGTGTACGTCTTGTGGACGACAAATCTTCAGACTGAACTTATATATAAAACTAACTCTAAGAAGGAAAATATACAATCATAACTGCTACGTATGCATTTCTCTCGAGTTCCCcaaattaatagtttattgttacgtatacagggtattttaaattcgaccctcaccattgggatctcggaaactagaggagatacgacaaagtttaaataggggcaaagttgcgcaatctagtgcttgatcgaataccgttttcaaaattttaattttccgagtacttccgaagatatccgagaaaaactaaaaattggagaatccatttttattttttttagcattatttgacaagaaaggttaaatccgtaagcacattttcattgtcactttttctcagctacacaatgacatattcaaatttgcgatccgacgtttcgtctttcggctaccatcatcaactttattttttcttatgggcgccatattggatttttcgacaaaaaaatagtgcgtttcattctgaattcattgatatagaacttcttacaatttacttttttaaaagccgaaatatttaaataaaaagaaatattacatagttggccttgactccatcgaaagactttcttttgttcgcgttatatgacagaacttctcaaacgaatttagagcgtgtgcagatttccaatgaaaatgagtttccgaagtgaagaaaaacgagatatgttaagactttattacaaatttgataggaacagtacgaaaacagctcaaatgtactttgagttatatccggaaagacaacagccgcatagaacattatttaaaactttggacgaacatttagctgagtttggtgcttttgaaaaatctaggatgaagtatggaagcagaatggaagaagatactagaaataacctactggcagagacaaaactaaattattattaaatgttacaagtgctcaaattgacgacttttttgtggggcactttgaaaaatagaatatatgagaatcgagattataacacaatagaagaatttagagaaaacatcattacacaatgtagagtaatcagaaggagaaatattattagggctgtcactaatttaaatagacgtgttcgtttatgtatgcaggaggaaagtcgtcaatttgagcacttgttgtaacatttaataataatttagttttgtctctgccagtaggttatttctagtatcttcttccattctgcttccatacttcatcctagatttttcaaaagcaccaaactcagctaaatgttcgtccaaagttttaaataatgttctatgcggctgttgtctttccggatataactcaaagtacatttgagctgttttcgtactgttcctatcaaatttgtaataaagtcttaacatatctcgtttttcttcacttcggaaactcattttcattggaaatctgcacacgctctaaattcgtttgagaagttctgtcatataacgcgaacaaaagaaagtctttcgatggagtcaaggccaactatgtaatatttctttttatttaaatatttcggcttttaaaaaagtaaattgtaagaagttctatatcaatgaattcagaatgaaacgcactatttttttgtcgaaaaatccaatatggcgcccataagaaaaaataaagttgatgatggtagccgaaagacgaaacgtcggatcgcaaatttgaatatgtcattgtgtagctgagaaaaagtgacaatgaaaatgtgcttacggatttaacctttcttgtcaaataacgctaaaaaaaataaaaatggattctccaatttttagtttttctcggatatcttcggaagtactcggaaaattaaaattttgaaaacggtattcgatcaagcactagattgcgcaactttgcccccatttaaactttttcgtatctcctctagtttccgagatcccaatggtgagggtcgaatttgaaataccctgtataggaaATCAATCCGCTTGTCTTTTAGACGTCGCTAGAAAAACTGTTTACTATTAATTTGGATAACTTATGGTTGAGTATAGGATTCCAACAGCGTATACAGGTGTATAGGGTGGTGACGATTTCGATGTGTCACTATTGGGATCTGGAAAAGTAGAACAGTTAAAGAAACggttaaattaaagaaaagttgcgcattttAGGGCCCTCTCACATGAGCTTTTCAAAAAGGCAAAATATCctgtcatttttcaaatatctaaaaaaactgaaaatcattgatgttgttttttattattttctttgatattaTAAGGagtagaaatattaattttggtaTACATATTTCATTCGACGAGAGGAATAAATTGACATTAGATAAAGGCGGTAcatgttataattttgaagatacgGCACCCAACTTtcgtttttcttatggacgtcatacttcatttttatactGCTGAATAGAAcggaaaattttctttacaaataTGTGCAAcacattacaaaatattttcaaaaaattacataaaaaatcacataaaaaaaaaaaaattctaatcaCCTTCACCATTTcacttttgataaaaatattttttatatcaggTGGGCCATGGCGGCGATGACGATTTATGTTATACTattgagatttcgaaaattatacaataaacaaaaaataaaacaattacaaaattttatttctacatTGTTCTAACATTATTAGTATCTTACACCTAAAAACTTACCAAATGTTGTATCTAGGAcaaataactaatttaataactgttcaaaatggtcaccattattttcaacacaaaGTCGTATTCTTAAGCTTATTTGATCCACAGCTCTTAGAACACTTTCCTGTGATATTGTTTGAAACTAATTAGTTATCTTCATTTCTAGGTGTTCTAAATTGTTTGTAACGATTGCAAACACATCGTTCTTTATAGTATCCCGCAAAAAGTTCAAAGGGTTTAAAcatggagaatatggtggcCACCGAATAGGCCCATATGTGCCCATCCATTTGTTAGGGaatctattatttaaaattttcctcacaaCATTTGTGTTGTGAAGAGGAACACCATCATTTTGAAACCACAAGTTCCGTTCGAC of Euwallacea similis isolate ESF13 chromosome 3, ESF131.1, whole genome shotgun sequence contains these proteins:
- the LOC136420092 gene encoding 23 kDa integral membrane protein-like, giving the protein MCTEAIARILVFVFNFCFVLVGATLLTLGILYTINFSDFLDTIPDDYKIIEHVPTIAIVVGSIIFFIAFLGCCGTLKSSSCMLTTYASILFIIFVLQVGLGIFGLVQIKNTDELKKAIREQTTFFFNKYHNKDEIARVIDDIQTNLKCCGSTNSSTPYGGNPPASCYENPTTKKDLYRDPCYSKIFETLTGSVRIIAIVTLAISATEIIVAFLALYLANVIKGKFRRTQY